In one Haemophilus parainfluenzae genomic region, the following are encoded:
- a CDS encoding CvpA family protein, whose translation MIDYIIIGIIAFSIIVSLLRGFVREVMSLASWVVAFIVASQFYPYLATYLTQIESDYVRNGTAIGILFVLTLIVGGIVNYVISQLVDKTGLTGTDRVLGAAFGLIRGALIVAAILFFLDTFTNFEQTDWWKESKLIPHFGFIIEWFFQQLQASSSFLNSTFKQ comes from the coding sequence ATGATTGATTACATTATCATTGGCATCATCGCATTTTCGATTATCGTGAGTTTATTACGTGGGTTTGTGCGAGAGGTGATGTCCCTTGCAAGTTGGGTCGTTGCATTTATTGTCGCTAGCCAATTTTATCCTTATCTCGCCACTTATCTTACTCAAATCGAATCTGACTACGTGCGTAATGGCACAGCAATCGGCATTTTATTTGTTTTAACCTTAATCGTAGGTGGCATTGTTAACTATGTGATTAGTCAATTAGTGGATAAAACAGGACTTACTGGAACAGATCGTGTTCTCGGTGCGGCATTTGGCTTAATTCGTGGTGCGTTAATCGTTGCTGCGATCTTATTCTTCTTGGATACCTTCACTAACTTTGAACAAACCGATTGGTGGAAAGAATCAAAATTAATTCCTCATTTCGGCTTCATTATTGAATGGTTCTTCCAACAACTACAAGCAAGTTCTAGTTTTTTAAACTCAACTTTTAAACAATAA
- the rnd gene encoding ribonuclease D: protein MIKECQNQPHFTLIQNNEELAQVCQLARQQSAVALDTEFMRVSTYYPKLGLIQLYDGERVSLIDPLSITDFSPFVELLRDQQVTKILHACNEDLLVFLQEFDALPQPMMDTQIMARFLGFANSAGLAKLVLHYLGIEMDKGATRTNWLKRPLSPVQLQYAAGDVWYLLPVYQKMQIELAQSPWLQAVIDDCQLAISKTSKLDDRDPNKAYLDIPNVWKLNPLELARLQLLAKWRQETAMARNLALSYVVKSDNLWKVAKNNPRNTSEMLALGLSENEVRVRGKKMLQLLAQSRRISPYDYPKRLVRIVDDPRYKKAIRLLQEKAYELTPKGLTIDILASKRNLEDLIKCVWLKNEDITKQPDLLLGWRREIGLKLVEYLKSVE, encoded by the coding sequence ATGATAAAAGAATGCCAAAATCAACCGCACTTTACGTTAATTCAAAATAATGAAGAACTGGCTCAGGTTTGCCAGTTAGCTCGTCAGCAAAGTGCGGTCGCTTTAGATACCGAATTTATGCGGGTATCGACCTATTATCCTAAATTAGGATTAATTCAACTTTATGATGGTGAACGTGTTTCATTGATCGATCCTTTATCCATTACTGATTTTTCACCTTTTGTGGAATTATTACGCGATCAGCAGGTGACAAAAATTTTGCATGCTTGTAATGAAGATTTATTGGTTTTCTTACAAGAGTTTGATGCACTTCCACAGCCTATGATGGATACGCAAATTATGGCGCGTTTTTTAGGTTTTGCTAATTCAGCGGGCCTGGCCAAATTGGTATTACATTATTTAGGCATTGAAATGGATAAAGGGGCAACACGTACAAACTGGCTAAAACGTCCACTTTCACCCGTACAGCTACAATATGCCGCAGGGGATGTATGGTATCTCTTGCCGGTCTATCAAAAGATGCAAATAGAATTAGCGCAATCACCTTGGCTTCAAGCGGTAATTGATGATTGCCAGCTTGCGATCTCGAAAACCAGTAAATTAGACGATCGTGATCCAAATAAAGCTTATTTAGATATTCCAAATGTCTGGAAGCTTAATCCCCTTGAATTAGCGCGTTTACAGCTATTGGCAAAGTGGCGACAAGAAACGGCAATGGCTCGAAACTTAGCCCTTTCTTATGTGGTGAAATCAGACAACCTTTGGAAAGTGGCAAAAAATAATCCTCGTAATACATCAGAAATGTTAGCGCTTGGATTATCTGAAAATGAAGTCCGTGTGCGTGGTAAAAAAATGCTTCAATTGTTAGCACAAAGCCGCCGAATTTCCCCTTATGATTATCCTAAACGTTTAGTGCGTATTGTTGATGATCCTCGTTATAAAAAGGCAATTCGATTATTACAAGAAAAAGCTTATGAACTGACGCCAAAAGGATTAACTATCGATATTCTAGCCAGTAAACGGAATTTAGAAGATCTCATTAAATGTGTCTGGTTAAAAAATGAAGATATAACAAAACAGCCCGATTTGCTTTTAGGATGGCGAAGAGAGATTGGCTTAAAGCTGGTTGAATACTTAAAATCCGTAGAGTAG
- a CDS encoding acetate kinase, with translation MSKLVLILNCGSSSLKFAILDPATGEEKLSGLAEAFYLPEARIKWKINGEKGSADLGAGAAHTEALNFIASNIMTDELKNSITSIGHRIVHGGEKYTQSVVVTDEVVKGIEDAAQFAPLHNPAHLIGIREAFKTFPHLKDKNVVVFDTAFHQTMPEEAYLYALPYSLYKEHGVRRYGAHGTSHYFVSREVAEFVGKPADQVNAIICHLGNGGSVSVVRHGKCIDTSMGLTPLEGLVMGTRCGDIDPAIVFYLYKELGMSMDQIEETLVKKSGLLGLTEVTSDCRYAEDNYDDASKPEAKRALDVYSYRLAKYIGAYMAVLGDDHLDAIAFTGGIGENSAHVRELALGHLKLFGIKLDKERNLAARFGKSGVITADDSAFKAIVLPTNEELVIAQDTARLAG, from the coding sequence ATGTCAAAACTTGTTCTCATCCTTAACTGTGGTAGTTCTTCATTAAAATTTGCAATCCTTGATCCTGCAACAGGTGAAGAAAAATTATCAGGCTTAGCTGAAGCATTTTACCTTCCTGAAGCTCGTATTAAGTGGAAAATTAACGGTGAAAAAGGTAGCGCAGATTTAGGTGCTGGTGCAGCGCACACTGAAGCGCTTAATTTCATCGCGTCAAACATTATGACTGATGAGCTTAAAAACTCTATCACCTCGATTGGTCACCGTATCGTTCACGGTGGTGAGAAATACACCCAATCTGTTGTTGTAACAGATGAAGTGGTTAAAGGTATTGAAGATGCTGCACAATTTGCACCACTTCACAACCCTGCTCACTTAATCGGTATCCGTGAAGCATTCAAAACATTCCCACACTTAAAAGATAAGAACGTTGTCGTATTTGATACAGCATTCCACCAAACTATGCCTGAAGAAGCATACTTATATGCACTTCCATACTCACTTTACAAAGAACACGGCGTACGTCGCTACGGTGCACACGGTACCAGTCACTACTTCGTTTCTCGTGAAGTCGCTGAATTCGTAGGCAAACCAGCAGACCAAGTAAACGCAATTATCTGTCACTTAGGTAACGGTGGTTCTGTTTCTGTGGTTCGTCATGGTAAATGTATCGATACCTCTATGGGTTTAACCCCGTTAGAAGGTTTAGTCATGGGAACTCGTTGTGGCGACATCGACCCAGCTATCGTTTTCTACCTATATAAAGAATTAGGCATGTCAATGGATCAAATCGAAGAGACTTTAGTGAAAAAATCAGGTCTTTTAGGTTTAACTGAAGTAACAAGCGACTGTCGCTATGCAGAAGATAACTATGATGATGCTTCTAAACCAGAAGCAAAACGTGCATTAGATGTTTACAGCTACCGTTTAGCAAAATACATTGGTGCATACATGGCAGTTTTAGGTGACGATCACTTAGATGCCATCGCATTTACAGGTGGTATCGGTGAAAACTCTGCTCACGTTCGTGAATTAGCATTAGGACACTTAAAATTATTCGGCATCAAATTAGACAAAGAACGCAACCTTGCTGCTCGCTTTGGTAAATCAGGCGTGATCACTGCTGATGACTCTGCATTCAAAGCGATCGTTCTTCCAACCAACGAAGAATTAGTAATTGCACAAGATACAGCACGTTTAGCGGGCTAA
- the fadD gene encoding long-chain-fatty-acid--CoA ligase FadD: MEKVWFQNYPEGSPITLDTSKYDSILDILDKAIREHPDRPAYINMGQVLTFRKLEERSRAFAAYLQNELKLKRGDRVALMMPNLLQYPIALFGILRAGLVVVNVNPLYTPRELEHQLQDSGATAIVVVSNFASTLEKIVFNTKVKHVILTRMGDQLSFGKRNLVNFVVKYVKKLVPKYKLPNAVTFREVLSIGKFRQYVRPQVDREDLAFLQYTGGTTGVAKGAMLTHGNIITNIFQAKWIAEPFIGDHAKQRVAVLALPLYHVFALTVNCLLFLELGVTALLITNPRDIDGFVKELKKYRFEAITGVNTLFNALLNNENFKEVDFSQLKLSVGGGMAIQQSVATRWHDLTGCNIIEGYGMTECSPLIAACPINVVKHNGTIGVPVPNTDIKIIKDDGSEAQLGEAGELWVKGEQVMRGYWQRPEATAEVLQDGWMATGDIVIMDESYSLRIVDRKKDMILVSGFNVYPNEIEDVVMLNYKVAEVVAIGVPHEVSGETIKIFIVKKDDSLTRDELRQHCRQHLTGYKVPKDIEFRDELPKSNVGKILRRILRDEEIAKRSQH; the protein is encoded by the coding sequence ATGGAAAAAGTTTGGTTTCAAAATTATCCAGAAGGTTCACCCATCACGCTGGATACCTCAAAATATGATTCAATTCTCGATATTTTAGATAAAGCAATTCGTGAGCATCCAGACCGTCCTGCTTATATCAATATGGGACAAGTGCTGACTTTTCGCAAATTAGAAGAGCGAAGCCGTGCATTTGCTGCATATCTACAAAATGAATTGAAATTAAAACGTGGCGATCGTGTTGCTCTCATGATGCCTAATTTATTGCAATATCCTATTGCGCTTTTCGGTATCTTACGTGCTGGCCTAGTTGTCGTAAACGTGAATCCACTTTACACCCCGCGTGAATTAGAACATCAGTTACAAGACAGCGGTGCAACGGCGATTGTTGTTGTTTCAAACTTCGCTTCAACCTTGGAAAAAATCGTGTTTAACACTAAAGTAAAACATGTAATTTTAACAAGAATGGGTGATCAGCTTTCTTTTGGTAAGCGTAATTTGGTCAATTTTGTCGTGAAATACGTCAAAAAGTTAGTGCCAAAATATAAATTACCGAATGCTGTCACTTTCCGTGAAGTATTGAGTATTGGTAAATTTCGTCAATATGTTCGTCCACAAGTGGATCGTGAAGATCTAGCCTTCTTACAATATACAGGTGGAACGACCGGTGTTGCTAAGGGCGCAATGCTGACACATGGCAATATTATTACCAATATTTTCCAAGCGAAGTGGATTGCAGAGCCATTTATTGGCGATCATGCTAAGCAACGTGTTGCCGTACTGGCTTTACCGCTTTATCATGTTTTTGCCTTAACGGTAAACTGTTTACTCTTCTTAGAGCTTGGTGTTACCGCGCTCTTAATTACGAACCCACGTGATATTGATGGCTTTGTTAAAGAGCTCAAAAAATACCGCTTTGAAGCGATTACAGGGGTAAATACCTTATTTAATGCGCTACTTAATAATGAAAATTTCAAAGAAGTGGATTTTTCACAATTAAAACTTTCTGTTGGCGGCGGTATGGCGATCCAACAATCGGTCGCAACGCGTTGGCATGATTTAACTGGCTGCAATATCATTGAAGGTTATGGTATGACAGAATGTTCACCGCTAATTGCCGCTTGTCCGATTAATGTGGTTAAACACAATGGTACAATCGGTGTACCAGTACCAAATACCGATATTAAAATTATCAAAGATGATGGCTCGGAAGCACAACTTGGTGAAGCTGGAGAGCTTTGGGTTAAAGGAGAACAAGTCATGCGTGGGTATTGGCAACGTCCTGAAGCGACTGCTGAAGTGCTTCAAGATGGTTGGATGGCAACGGGTGATATCGTCATTATGGACGAGAGCTATAGCCTCCGTATTGTTGACCGCAAAAAAGATATGATCTTGGTTTCAGGCTTTAATGTTTATCCAAATGAAATCGAAGATGTGGTTATGCTAAATTATAAAGTCGCTGAAGTCGTTGCTATCGGTGTGCCACATGAAGTGTCGGGAGAAACCATCAAAATCTTCATCGTGAAGAAAGATGATAGCCTCACGCGTGATGAATTACGTCAACATTGCAGACAACATCTGACGGGCTATAAAGTCCCGAAAGATATTGAGTTTCGCGATGAATTGCCGAAAAGTAATGTAGGCAAAATTTTAAGACGCATACTGCGTGATGAAGAAATAGCAAAACGCTCACAACATTAA
- the yfbV gene encoding terminus macrodomain insulation protein YfbV, whose protein sequence is MSSFFSTLKRGQIYLQTWPLESKLGIIFPENRIIKATKFAQKFMPFMAVFSVVWQQLYAKTDLTALAIAILTALCALVMPLQGLYWLGKRAKSPLEPQSSQWFYEISERLRKQHESLPTVQDKPTYQHLAEVLQKAQQKLDKAFWQEI, encoded by the coding sequence ATGTCATCATTTTTTTCAACCTTAAAACGTGGGCAAATATATTTGCAAACGTGGCCATTAGAATCGAAACTCGGTATTATTTTCCCCGAAAATCGCATTATTAAAGCCACGAAATTTGCACAAAAGTTCATGCCTTTTATGGCGGTATTTTCGGTGGTTTGGCAACAGCTTTATGCCAAGACGGATCTTACTGCATTAGCGATTGCTATTTTGACCGCACTTTGTGCGTTAGTGATGCCATTGCAAGGCTTATACTGGTTGGGAAAACGTGCAAAATCACCGTTAGAACCGCAAAGTTCTCAGTGGTTTTATGAGATTAGTGAACGTTTAAGAAAACAACATGAAAGTTTGCCAACCGTGCAAGATAAACCGACATATCAGCACTTGGCAGAAGTACTACAAAAGGCACAGCAAAAATTAGACAAAGCATTTTGGCAGGAAATCTAG